The following proteins are encoded in a genomic region of Sulfurimonas sp. HSL3-7:
- the dapA gene encoding 4-hydroxy-tetrahydrodipicolinate synthase, giving the protein MNIVTGATTALITPFKNGQLDEATYAKLIERQIANGIDAVCPVGTTGESATLTHDEHKRCIEIAVEVCKGTTAKVLAGSGSNATAEAIEIAKHAQKSGVDAIFSVSPYYNKPSQEGLYQHYKAIADAVADLPFMLYNVPGRTGVDISADTTIRLFDDCANIYGVKEATGSLERTVELLSRRPGLAVFSGDDAIDYPILANGGMGITSVTANLLPDLKSELVHNALEGDYKGAKEINDLLFPINKVLFCESNPIPIKAAMYIAGLTETLEYRLPLVPPSSRHMKMIEEIMKNYTIKGMN; this is encoded by the coding sequence ATGAATATTGTTACAGGTGCGACAACAGCACTCATCACACCGTTCAAAAACGGACAACTTGACGAAGCGACCTATGCAAAACTGATCGAACGGCAGATCGCCAACGGTATCGACGCGGTCTGCCCGGTCGGGACGACGGGCGAGAGCGCAACACTGACCCATGACGAGCATAAACGCTGTATCGAGATTGCCGTTGAAGTGTGCAAGGGGACAACAGCCAAGGTCCTTGCCGGTTCAGGTTCAAACGCCACAGCCGAAGCGATCGAGATCGCCAAGCATGCGCAAAAAAGCGGTGTAGACGCCATCTTCTCCGTCAGTCCCTACTACAACAAACCCTCTCAGGAGGGGCTCTATCAGCACTACAAGGCGATCGCCGACGCGGTAGCAGACCTGCCGTTCATGCTCTACAACGTACCGGGCCGTACCGGTGTCGATATCAGTGCCGATACGACAATCCGTCTTTTTGATGACTGCGCCAACATCTATGGCGTCAAAGAGGCGACGGGGAGTCTTGAAAGAACAGTCGAGCTGCTTTCCCGCCGTCCCGGTCTAGCCGTATTCAGCGGTGACGATGCCATCGACTACCCTATCCTCGCCAACGGCGGTATGGGGATTACCTCGGTCACGGCGAACCTGTTGCCGGATCTTAAAAGCGAGCTTGTACACAATGCTTTGGAGGGTGATTACAAAGGGGCAAAAGAGATCAATGATCTGCTCTTCCCGATCAACAAAGTGCTTTTCTGCGAATCGAATCCTATTCCGATCAAAGCTGCGATGTACATCGCCGGCCTGACTGAGACGCTTGAGTACCGTCTTCCATTGGTACCGCCAAGCAGCAGGCATATGAAAATGATCGAAGAGATTATGAAAAACTACACTATCAAAGGAATGAATTAA